The stretch of DNA GACACATAACCGGCAATCATACACCAGGCTTCGCACTCATATTACTCGCCTGCTAGCTGGGGAGGAGCAAATGCCATGCAGTTGCACGCACCAAATTTCTTGACCAGTTCATCATGGCCAAACGCTGTACTTGACATAGATGCCGAGGCTGAACAGGACGAGCACCACGCCGAGCACTGTGGtcgccatcctcctcctccggtcATGCAGGAATCCCAAGCCTTGGCGCGGCGGGGAAGCGGGCGTCACCTCCCCTGCCCCACCGGCTTGGGCGTCGTCATGGTCATGGCCGCCGTCTTTCGGGGAGCTCACGGGGCGCTGCCTCatttcttgctgctgctgcgccgccgccgccgcctcgtctttCTTCTCCCCCTCACCCTCTACTCCTCCCCCTGGCGCGGCACGATCACCGTCTTGCTGcttccccgccgcgccgccgccgtcttgcTGGTCTtgggcggcgctggccggctTCATCGCCTGCGGGGACGGGTCCtgctggcggccggcggcgccggtctCGACCTGGACGGGCTCCGGCGCGACGCCGGGCATGGTGACGCGGACGACGCCGTTCTCGAACCTGGCGTGGATGGCCTTGGCGTCGCAGCCGTCGGGGACGCGGAGCTCGAGGCGGAAGCGGCTCCagcggtcgccggcgacggggcgcTCCCCGCGCACCACCAGGCGCCGGTGGCTGTGCACCATCTGCACCCGGATGTGCTCCTTCTTGTACCCTGCAGCCACGCACATGCCCAGCTCAGGAGCGAGCGGCGAGGTTAATAGCAAGATCGACGGGCGTGGCGAGCTTGCCTGCGGCGGAGAGGTCGACAGTGAGCGTGTGCGTCGCCGGCTCCCGGATCATGCTGTGCGGGGGCACGAAGTCCTCGAACACGCGGCCGTTGGAATCCATGGCGGATGGGATCAGCCGAGCTCAGCTCAGACGAGCGCACCGATCGACGAACCAAGGGATCAACGAAATGAGTAGAGTATGCGAGGTGCTGCGGTTGATTGAGTTGAAAGCATGGAAgattggtgaggatatatatgCGCGCACAGAATAGCAGTGCCGACCGGGAGGAGGGATCGCTTGACGGAGAGGTAATTTTGCAGGTGGAGTTTGGGTAAATTCCGGTGCGGGGATGATGGCCGATACCTTGTCCGTCGCCCTGGACCACGTCTTCCCCAGGATCACGTATGCCTGGCCTCCCTGCCGGCGTCGATCTCCCACCGTCCACGAGGACGCCGAAGCACGATGGGCGCATGCGGTCACCACGAATCGGAATGCTAGTTACGGTCCGACTGTTAAAAAATTTGTGAACTAAAAATAAGTCTTTCCAAATTGTGATCACAAATCtagaaagagtaaaatgcaccatgGACACATGAACTTGCAGCgctgtgtcaaataggtccaGAAACTTAGAAACCGGACATCTAGCCCATCAaacttgcgaacccgttcaccCCAGGTCCAGTCCGGTTTCGCATTGCACTGTGCGGCcaggatttgctacagtaacccggaTTGCTACAGTACCGTGATTTGTTTTTTCCCTTCTCTAATTTATTTcagctgaatctttgaaaaatcataactttTCAATACGACATCGTATAAAGataatttttatatgaaaattgtagccctcgacgagatctacaactttctatttttgagttttttcatttgatgaagttaagttgcccaaaaaaattatgcaaaagtACAACACCATAATAATCACGTACTTCTGCTTGTCAcactagaaaattaatatatttttctgtttGTTGTAAAATGAAGACACTTGTATACTAAAATTTTATCACTCTAAAAGATCTAGATTCTTAGAGTTTtaagtttttatatttgaagttgtTAAGATGTCGATAAAACAGTATAAAGCAGCATATTAAGTACGCGAAAGACGTTGAGGCTTTATACTATTTTATCAACATCTTAACAACTTTAAatgtaaaaactcaaaactacaagaATCTATATCGTTAAAAGTGTTAAAATTTTGGTATAcaaagtgtcttcatttgacaacaaacaaaaaatatattaattttctaatgCGACAAGTAAAAGTACGCGATTATTATGGTgctgtaattttatataatttttttgagcatCTTAACATtgtcaaatgaaaaaattcaaaactagaaagttgtagatctcatcgaggctataattttcatataaaaatcatcttcatccgatgtcatatcgaagagttatgatttttcaaagattcagccgaaataaattaaaaaagaaaaaacaaaaccgcggtactgtagcaaatccgggattactgtagcaaatccgggattactgtagcaaatcccgTCCCCATAGTACCATATAAGCCATGCAAAACCGGGTTGGACCTGGggtgaacgggttcgcaagttcgaggggCTAGATGTCTGGTTtctaagttcatggacctatttgacacagcGCTACAAATTCGGGTGCCCACGGTGTATTTTACTCATCTAGAAACATGCCGCAGTCTTTTGGAGAACGTATCTCATCATGTTGGGAAAGCGCTAAGATCCGGTAGCAAACTCATGAATTTTCCGATGCTCTTTAGTTTTATTATCGCAACTTCTTTTCATCTCATCCCGACATGTTTGGAAGCTGGATTACCAAAAAAATTTTTAAACCACTAGTTCTTGTGGGCGCGGCagccttgtgttggtctgtttggCTCTGCAGAAACGCAATGATTTTTGAtaacaaataatttttctttttgcaggtTATCTTCTCAATTACGCACTGGCTCCGTACGTGGGCTATCCTTCAACGGCATACTTCGCAGAATATTCTTGTAGCGGCATCTCATTTTTTGGCACAGGTAGCCAAGAATTTTTTTTGCCCGGGCACATGGGTGGCGGTCTAGTCTTAGGATTGACAATCATTAGTGTGTCGGAATTCTTGTCAAACTTTAGCATGTTGTGTGCCCTTCCAGCAGAGGCCGGGAAATTTTCAAGACGATGTATCACCTCAATGTATCCTTCTTAAAATCAATAAAAtttcctttttcaaaaaaaatctcatcCCGACATTATTTtttggggaggggagggggcactACATCTAGAGAATATGCACGAAAATTTGAAGAACTGAACAAAAACACCCTAATTAGAAATACAACAAACTAACTGAGAAACGAGGCAACATTTTCTCTGCTCTCTGCTACTCCCCTGTACGAAAGCATCTCACTGAGCTCATCCCAGTAATAAACAGATAAAACAAAAAGCTACTTAAAAATGCATGGTGCGCACTGCTCATCACTTAACCTGTTCTCTCCTCCGTTTACCTCATTCCAGGAAAAGCCTCCTTCACTTTGTTCGCCCAGGAGGTAGTAGATCCAGAATTTGCCTTTGATGCGATTTAGGATCTCGCAACAACTTTAGCTGTGCAACTCACACTGCCATGGAAAATTCAGGATGAGGCATATGCATACAGCTGCGTGAAGCACCAATAGGATTGAACCATTCAGTGGCTGCGAAGAGAAAAATGCCCTTGTGGTCTGTGAATGGATTCAACTATCAACAGCTTCTATGACAACTCAGCAGTTACCACTTCACCACTGAT from Panicum virgatum strain AP13 chromosome 9K, P.virgatum_v5, whole genome shotgun sequence encodes:
- the LOC120650965 gene encoding inactive protein RESTRICTED TEV MOVEMENT 2-like, which encodes MDSNGRVFEDFVPPHSMIREPATHTLTVDLSAAGYKKEHIRVQMVHSHRRLVVRGERPVAGDRWSRFRLELRVPDGCDAKAIHARFENGVVRVTMPGVAPEPVQVETGAAGRQQDPSPQAMKPASAAQDQQDGGGAAGKQQDGDRAAPGGGVEGEGEKKDEAAAAAQQQQEMRQRPVSSPKDGGHDHDDAQAGGAGEVTPASPPRQGLGFLHDRRRRMATTVLGVVLVLFSLGIYVKYSVWP